Proteins found in one Carassius auratus strain Wakin chromosome 12, ASM336829v1, whole genome shotgun sequence genomic segment:
- the LOC113111810 gene encoding uncharacterized protein LOC113111810 isoform X1: MNPLYILLLVLWSAFNPWQMTTADNLDFWINGDSDHEDTEGAALEEYETESDKPNITVYRQTEDREQVIVLCKIGRTYGMDSIDLSVESELDYTIEPLTLHCFCSSDMRVFLVTVRPPASFTCVHEIYSDLDVRNLRIQTYNYTGSVSDHHEEGASLLYICFSSFIAVGLFIMTAAVIVINIRSKTKDTNSTAVTDNDYGEA, encoded by the exons ATGAACCCGCTTTACATCCTTCTATTGGTCCTTTGGTCAGCTTTCA ATCCATGGCAGATGACGACAGCAGATAACCTAGACTTTTGGAta AATGGAGATTCAGATCATGAAGACACTGAGGGAGCTGCACTTGAGGAATATGAAACCGAGTCTGACA AGCCCAACATCACAGTGTACCGACAGACAGAGGACCGAGAGCAAGTGATCGTGCTGTGCAAGATTGGAAGGACATACGGAATGGACTCTATTGATCTGTCAGTGGAGAGTGAACTGGACTACACCATAGAACCACTTACATTGCATTGTTTCTGTTCTTCAGATATGCGTGTGTTTCTGGTCACTGTGCGTCCACCTGCTTCCTTCACCTGTGTTCATGAGATTTATTCTGATCTAGATGTGAGGAACCTGCGCATCCAGACGTACAATTACACTGGGTCAG TCTCAGATCATCATGAAGAAGGAGCATCTTTATTATACATCTGCTTTTCCTCCTTCATTGCTGTTGGTCTCTTCATCATGACTGCAGCAGTGATTGTGATCAACATCAGGAGCAAAACTAAAG aCACCAACTCAACTGCAGTTACTGACAATGACTACGGGGAAGCATAA
- the LOC113111810 gene encoding uncharacterized protein LOC113111810 isoform X2, translating into MTTADNLDFWINGDSDHEDTEGAALEEYETESDKPNITVYRQTEDREQVIVLCKIGRTYGMDSIDLSVESELDYTIEPLTLHCFCSSDMRVFLVTVRPPASFTCVHEIYSDLDVRNLRIQTYNYTGSVSDHHEEGASLLYICFSSFIAVGLFIMTAAVIVINIRSKTKDTNSTAVTDNDYGEA; encoded by the exons ATGACGACAGCAGATAACCTAGACTTTTGGAta AATGGAGATTCAGATCATGAAGACACTGAGGGAGCTGCACTTGAGGAATATGAAACCGAGTCTGACA AGCCCAACATCACAGTGTACCGACAGACAGAGGACCGAGAGCAAGTGATCGTGCTGTGCAAGATTGGAAGGACATACGGAATGGACTCTATTGATCTGTCAGTGGAGAGTGAACTGGACTACACCATAGAACCACTTACATTGCATTGTTTCTGTTCTTCAGATATGCGTGTGTTTCTGGTCACTGTGCGTCCACCTGCTTCCTTCACCTGTGTTCATGAGATTTATTCTGATCTAGATGTGAGGAACCTGCGCATCCAGACGTACAATTACACTGGGTCAG TCTCAGATCATCATGAAGAAGGAGCATCTTTATTATACATCTGCTTTTCCTCCTTCATTGCTGTTGGTCTCTTCATCATGACTGCAGCAGTGATTGTGATCAACATCAGGAGCAAAACTAAAG aCACCAACTCAACTGCAGTTACTGACAATGACTACGGGGAAGCATAA